ATGTTGTAACCCAACCAGTTGCAACATATATAGTTGGTATAGacgaattttttagtttgaaCTTATAGTCACAGACTAATATGGCTAATTGAAGTATCGTGATGTAATGGCTAATTAACACCTTGACTCCAGACGTATCTGACTTTATTGTTTGGTGTATACTGATTTGAATCCGCGATGGTCAAAAACCACTAAAGTGCATAAAGACCTATGTTTATTAAGTAGCCTACCAACACAAGCAAAAAAGCCcgtttttaattatatttagtGAATCGGGGTGCTGAGGTAACGATGTTATGTTATTTAATCGttactaaaacattatcaGAAGCTTGTGATTTatgattaaacaaaactttaagtATGGTTGTCGTAGTAACGTCTGAGATTTATCATTGCCCCCATGATTAATAGTTAGTAACGTATCACAACACTAGTATTTAAGTAACTTATTGTATTCAACAAATTATACCTTGCAAATGGAACACGACACGACTAAACTTCAATAAATGACACCCACCAAATAGCACATCAGAATAAGAAAGAAGCAACCATCGAAAAGCATCGAAAGAACTGAATACTAATTTAGTAATTTCTAATTTACTAATTtactaatttataataaatgagttattacataattacattagcctttttttaaattgattctAGAATACTCTACGGTAGTTGTatgatttaatttaaactaAGCTAATGATTGGCTAATAACCACGATATAAACAGCACAGCACACTGAAATCAAGCAATAATTACGCTACCGATCAGCAATACGGAAAAACAAGTTAACCGCTAGGtgttgaaaaagcgaaaataatATTGTAATCTAAACACGCTGAATCAGCGCTGGCCACAGTGCCATTCATAGTTCACCGTGCATTGGTTATGTAGCCTAATAATATGAATAACAATACATAAAGGTGCCTGCACAATAGTTGGGATGCATCGTCACACGGCAACGCAATCGCAAAATAATGCATGGTCAGCCAATCGGCACACGCACAAACATTCGTACTTGTATATGTAGTCTAAGCCTTAAACTGAATGCATTAAAAACGGATCCACCGGTAGCGCCAACTGTGTGAGTGTGTCTGTGTAATACCACGATGGAACCAATAAAGCTTAGGGTACAAAGGAAATCTCGACGCCTAAAAGTCCATAAGTTAGCCAAcattcaaattttcaaattcagTGTGTAGGCCCCTTTTCTTCATATTGTATGTCCTCATTTACAATACACGCTACTCTACAGTTTCGGAGTAAAAGAGCACAAAATATAGTATAAAAGTATATAAAAGTAAACCTAGCTATAGCGTACTCCGAATTATGTTGAGTGAagtaacttaaaatttttctcCAATGTTGGAATTTTATAAACGAAATTTTATGCAGCGTACTTGTGTCTGTACGGAAATATACACGTTACAGAACATAGCAAATCAACCAACCAATCTTATGGTTAATTGTAGCGTTTTAACAGttactacaataaaaaaaaaatgttaaaaattgctaaaatcTAAATTAAGTTCTAACCAGTGCGCTTAACGCTTGGTTCAACAAAAAAATCGTGCAAGTGTTTATTCAAAATTGagaattgaaaattgaaaacaaccttgaaaaacaaatcttttgaACAAAGTAACGATATTTTTATCACTATGAGTCACTCGCTGCAAGTTAATGTACAAAGCACACAATCAACGTTTTCCAACCTTTTCAAGTTtaatgttaaaattaaataatttttctgacctcattaattttattgcaaaatttactgCAATTGCTTTTATAGTTATCAAGTCAAATTGTTTCCTTGTCAGCAAACCCTTGATAGTGAGGAAGGTGGTTGCTTAGATCTAAATATTTGCTTTCTCCGGAACTTTGCTTGAATTTCATCGGTGCTTTTGCCTTTCGTGTCAGGAATGAAAATGACGATGTAGATCAGAAATAATATTGTGCATCCGAGCCATGGTGTCACGCTGTACGCTTTCAAATACTCCTGGCAGTTTTAGGCAGAGTTAGTCACAGGCAATCAACAGTGTTTTTCAAAGGATTataattttcaaagaaaatattatCATTCATATATCAGATTACTTATATCGAGTATGCTATTAAATTCTTGTACATGCAGAACCAAGCTTACAAGATGTTATTGAGAAAGTAGCTTTAGTTTATAGCCTATTTACTTGTAAATAAGGTGCAAGAAATCCCACTAGCCAAGATGAAATCCATAGTATGACATTTCCTACTGAGACGCATGTAGCTCGTGTAGGTTCGATCGTAATTTCACTTATAATAGCCAACTGAGCTATGGTAAGGCCATTCGTGCACCTAAAAATGTATTGTTGTCGTGAAAAAGATATGAGAAGGTATATGTTGGGCAGTATTAGCCTAATGATTAAGGCGTTAGCACATGAAACTGTCATAAGCACTACAATATCATCATCTATTTCAAGGCAATcagttttcaaaataacataCAGTCAATGTGCAACATCTTACGTCAAATGTAATGCGACAGCAACGATTGCAAAATACGACATCACAGCAGCTGATTGAAGATGACGAGTTGCTTGGCTTACAGTAAACAAAACAAGGCTGAAGATTATGCCTGAATTCGCCAAAATGCAAAGTTTTCTTCCCCCAAACCTCAACATCAATCTAGACTGCAAGATTAACTTTCGATTCATTCAGCACTCGCAACATAAAGTCAACTAATTTCAGATAATCCTTATGTGATAATAACCTACCAAAACACACGTTGTGACGATTTGCAATGAAAAAACACCAATGGTAGCATAAGTAACGCGATCTTGAGGAATGCCTGCATCGATAAAAACTAAATCCATGTAAAGGATAAAGCAGTTAAACCCGGTAAACATCAAATTGGCCAGCAAAGCACATACAGCGTACAACtgatttctaaaaaataatatttcgtCATTTAAATATACCTAATGTACACGTAGGCTTAAATTTCTTATGGAAATGTTTAAGCTGTATTACCAGATGTGGACAGCCGGTTTTGAAAGTACCGtgggtaacggtaccggtacttggcaaaaaatgtaccgactgttccggtattcggtactattttaaaatagtaGTTCgttactttgtcggtactcggtatcggcactttttgtgaaaaatattctgctgcaaatgcaatgtttgcctcGATTATGCCCCTGGTAAAGGTTATTttaggtcaaaacatatgtgacatTAATGCAATTTCGCTTgacatttttagattaaaaacgatcaacagatgctaaaattagtattaaggattaattaacatgtatttttgaaaatgcacttgataaaattttaaaataatcacgTAAAAAGTACCAATTACTAGtaccgactgaaatttcttgaaattaattcggtacagagattcggtactttttttcaaaagtaccgacggtatgggtatcggtactgaaaaagtaccgcggaaCAGTAATTCgttactatagtaccgcggtactgcccacatATATGTATATTACATCGCTAATATGAAGTAGGTCTTTTGTTCATAAAACGTACAGCTGCATATGGAAACGATGAAAAGGGTAGCCTAACATAGCTGTTAGTTACAGACTACTGTATGTATATAAATGCTCAATTCGACCGACTTTCAAACTACAGTTCTGTTGAGAAACTTTATTATGAATACAGAAAGTAGTCATATACCTGTACTGCTGCGTTCTATAAATTTGGCGTATTCCTAGTTGTTTGCTGGCAATATTAATTTCAGCTtctattttttcaatttcgctttcaacctgaaaaaaaaatatgatttcaAACTTGTCATTTCCAGGCCAGTGTTGCAGGATTTCAAGCGGGCCAATTGGCACGGGCGTGCAACTTTATACTGAGCCTATTTacttgcaattcacatttatTGTCGCGCTCTCATAAACTAAGCATGCGGTAGGTTCACaacacaaaagttaaaaaatattgtccAAGAAATATATAAGCtacaaatttttgtgtctcTATAGAAGATATTCCAACCGCGCGGTAGAGCTATGCACCAGTTTATGCTCATGTGAGGTAGATGTACACTCTAAAATTGTGTTCAGGTTTACGTGTCAACTCCCACCTTTCTCCAAACAAGATGCAGGGCAAAGTGTGGGCTAAATGTGAAATGATTTCACAAACTTTTTGAGGTACTGTTGAAATATGTTCGATGTTTTTACAATAACAACTGAAAATTTGGCTTGttcaaataattttctttttttttctttatgttAGATTTCTTGATGAAATATTATAAAGCAGCAGGCCTATGTGACCCACCATAGGAATTATGAGCTCAAATTTTGCAGGGTCCTTGCCTGGTCAGGGTACACATTGCGCTCCATGAATAGGCTACACAGCCCTGGTCATTTGTAAAAGCTATAACAATTTCAGCTCTCCCACCTGTCCATCTCGCATCCTTTGTAATACCAAAACTGCTTCACTCTTATGACCGTTACGGATGAGATAATATGTTGTTTCCGGAAACCTTGCACTTGCGGTCAAATATATCAGCGATGGAATTGCCACCAAACTTATTGCAATCGGCCATCTTCCCTGTCCTCCCAGTATCTTTTCACGATAAATGCAGTTATGCACACTTATTACATGGTAGGCTTATTTATGTATTCATGTACACTATgtgtataatgtatatacacatatatatattggAGTTTAGCGAGTTTGTTATGTATACGCAAGTATACTATTAAAGACTGTaaggtaaaaaaattgcacatgTACCTTTGGATGTGATATTATTACGGCCAGTGCACACCCAAAAGCAATTGAGATACCGATCATACTTTGCCAAAACGTTTGTGACGTTTTAGCGCTCATCTCAGCCACCAACAATTGTGATAAACCTGCGTACCGTTAGTAAGCTTActgcaaacattttcactattgGAAACTGTTACAATACTATATTTAATCGGGACACGTGGAGCTGCTCATCCCAATATGTTATAATCTTACCCCATGCGATTCCACAAGCGATTCCGGCTAATAATCGACCGACTATGAAGGTTTCATATGACAAGGTTAAACCACCAGCGAGCGCTGTGATTAGTACTGCtataatattaattaaatggCACAGTTGAGCGGTCCGTTTGCTTGATATGtattttaatatatatttaaaagaaaCAGCCCCAATAAAACAGCCTATTATGAGGGTCGATGTCGCCAATGTGAGTATGGTAGTCCACGTCGTTTCTGGCATAACCACAGTATATCGATTCTATAAAAAATGAATCAAGCATTGATATAATCAATGAATCACTGTTAAGacttttaatgtaattttactTGAAACGTTTGATTGAATCCGGTTTGTAATGTTAACATCACTGGACTCATCCATGCAAGGTGGTATCCAACTAAAATCGGTAGCATTGTAGAGACCATAAACAAGTAAACCACAGCAAAACGCGAGTTTACCTGCAGCAAATACGACAGCCTTACTTTTATTAAACTTACCTAgactttattttaataatgtaAGCTATGCCAAAAATAGTCTAATGTATACCGGGTTTGAAAATAAGTATTTTGTACAATATGCTTAACGTAATAGTTTACCATATtcaaaaatgaattaatgtttttttattataatcaAACTTAACGATGTGGTTGCAATACTTactgtttcatttttaatactttttggctcttgcattttatttcttagACTGATATTAATATTACAAAGTGTACGTTGATACCTTTAACCTTAATGTAAATATCTGAAATCAATGCGCATTTGCATAAGGAAAAAAAACTATTTAGTTATAATTTGAAATGCATAATGCGCCGATGTGTAATTACTAATTTATCACTAATTCGTCgaaaaaaatagcaaaaaaaatatttactaaaCGATTAGGCCTAGAAATTGTGCAAATAAAAGctaaaacattaatttaaaatcgATATGACCTTTTCCTCAAAACACCACAAAAGTATAGCAACATGCCCTATTGCCTACGGCATTCTGATTAACATTATTCAGGTTTACCACAGCTTAAAATGTAacgattttgaaaaaaaaaagaatttttaaccCACGTCAGTCGTTATGAATATTTTACAACACCTTTGCCTAGATTAAATTCTCGTTTATATTACTTTCAAGCATAAACGTCCTGAATCTGTATGATCAGTAATGCTTGCAAACCGGATTTGCTACGCCAAAAATCTGTCGGAATACAACTTCATGTAAAGGGAATTTGAGTACcgtattttgttttaaccaacaaagaaaattatatTATAGGACTAAATGTTAACACGAATATATCAATAATACCATTATAGGGTACATTGATTGAATGGCTTGGTTATAAAGTTCAAGAATTACATTCACATTTACGATGTCAAAAAATCTGTTTACGATCTGATCACCTAAAGGTAAAGACGCAATTAAAGATATTCCATGAAAGGTGGCTTACTAGCATATAGGACGGTGAACGACCAACTGACCATGTGTCACGAGAATATCTTTACGCACTTGTTTTAAGAAGCACTGCattttaatattatataatCCAATTTTTAAGGCACTAGTTTGCGGTGtagtttgttattgtgtaCTGTGTAGTAATATTTTACCGTTGTGGCACTTGTGACCcgttttatcgtttttaggAAATTGTAGACGTAGACAGAACGTACACGTTTTTTTTGTTCCCTACTACTCTTCCCCGAAGCATGTCACGCTACCCGCGAATCGTTATTCTAATGATTATAATGATGGTGGGTGGTACGTTGATGGTAAAAGCGGAAAGTTTCTTGTTTAAGGTTAACCTTGGTTACGCATGCACCCATGCACTTATAAGGGCATACTCAGGTGatatattgttttcaaaatgaacGATTTACGTGCAACAAAGCCTACATAAGCttggaaaaaatgtttgtctatAGCTATAAAAGTGAGATTATTTTACTCATAAGTGGCTAAGCAAACCTTTCggacaaaattattttaattacaaCAAAGTAGGTGTAAAATGCTGCTGTGCAAGTAATATCATACTATACATAGCAGAGTGtaagaaaaactttatttttattttgcccAAGGCTAGgcataccatatttttgtgattgaaaagtgggacgcttcagaacaacgaaccttatcagataaatgtggttcatattttactaggaGTATGcaactattttggattcctatcgtcagggacaactaaagtagtaagacaccaagaaaaactaaaataattcattttactaagaaacaaaacaatgttcaagcatttgtaaatttacataatcgtccaatcatacttttctgtaaaaaatactttcttcaagaagtctttattcgactttattttctcataaaaatcacagcaggaaaagtcagtgttaattttgcaggtggtaagggctttcacattcaaatggtttttgcagaaggaaatgcaaacaagtaccggaaCGAGATAAGTTCTTTCcataacctaactgcaaaaagatcacctcctactagcctactattactgaactagcgaatgcgctaacaataaactcactactggaccaattacccgttacaatgacgtaacaattactttcacatttaacacaacgaaacaagaacacgcatcgagCATCACTCTTCAGCAAGTTGGCTAAGCAGACCTATCAcagcatgctaatattcgtgtagtgtgggGCAATGTTGGCTgactaaatgccaaagcgggactttgGGTTGACTGagcgggacgccgggacaaagccttaaaaagagggactgtcccggctaaaacgggacgtatggtaagcctaccCAAGGCGGATGGTAACGCCTGATAAAATTTACctatgtgacgtcatattgatgTAAGCTCTATTTGCCAtcaatttctttatttacaattgcaatattttttcttaaaagaatgtttatatatttatcactGTACTTTGTAACTTTTAAACTCGTCCTGTACCATTGAACGATCGCACCCTATAAAGAACGAGtaaagtacagtatatgtgctaattattatttattgtgCCAGCAAAACAACGATATCATACATTATGAGTTGTGCCCATTATTATCAAATGAATCTATCCTACCGGCTATATCAGTTAAAAGTGACATGTTGTAACGTTAGAAATAATATAGTTTTCTGAGTAACAGTTAAGTTTCCCCTTTAAATCCGGTATTCTAATCACGATATGGCAGCTATCCATATATCAATTCAATTGCATCATTGTGCATAATTGTGAGTGGTAAATGCTTTTTTAACTAGTTTAATTATGATTATACCGTATAAAGActgatttgttaaaattaaagttgttttaggtttttgtttattgaataaaTGTTGTAATTGAAAAGGTGCTTAATGTCATTAAGATTAAAAATACTTTCTTACGTAACGTAATCAGAAACGTTTTGCCATGACTCACCTTTATACTTTTCTAAGCGCTGTTGCGCATTTTGTCGCAGTGATATCCAAGTCACAATTTTGCACTTGATCATTGTTTAGTTGAGGGGTGGTGGATTGAGcaattatttcatttaaaacgtCTTCATCGACTGGGCGATATTTATACAAGCTTTCATAAAACTCGCAGATTTCCAAAAGATCTAGAAGATCTGATCTTTTTGATCAGTCAAAGTTAAATCAGCTTTTTTAAGACGGCTTATAACCGAGGTTGCAATAGATCGGTTTTCAAGGCGCAAGAAATAAACAGTATTTTTCTCGCCTCGCTCCGTCCATTTTGCGCGACTTCTCACAATGGCACTCTGAGTcttattttgaattaaagaGTCAAATTCGCAATGAAAAGCACATAATTCTTCAAGTTCTCCTTCTGACCAATCTCGATTTAAGCTTGCACTTAAATGCGTTATCTTAtcacataattttttttttgtttaactgtCTCTTTTCAGATGCACTGTTCTTAATTGTATGACCTACCACTACGGATTTCATGGCATCCCAGATTATAGCAGAGGACGAAGATCTGGAAGATCATAAAATCTGAATGAAGACGTAGTTCTAAGTCATACAAAACGAGTTACTGAGAAATATCTCAATAAGTCGTTTTGTTTCTTAAGAAAATTTCGCATCGTTGAAAAGAGTGCAATTAAATTTCCAATACCCAGGGCCTGTTTGTATCGTATCCACAACAATACCGAATTGGAGTTGGCTATAGGACGCTGctagtgtaaaatttttaaagggGCCGAGAgaataaaaagtttgggaagcacTGCCATATAGCTTCTAATATgtccaaaacattttttaaaatgttgcatTGCTTATAATTGTAACTACAGGGTACAGTGCTTCGAAAGCTGTTGCACTTTTGTTAGCTACATTGCAATTACTTTTCGATCCTTTGATACGATAAGCCGACACAATTGTACACACATGAGACTAATGTACATTCGTTTGAAACATAAATATCCAGTTAAAATAAGTTTAGACATAATATCTTCCATATAATATCTTAATATCTGGAATATCTTAATATTGAAAGATATAATATTTTCCGAAGTCTTTCTTTTTGAATCAATGCCTTTGTGGATTTCTCACGCGAAGTTAaaagagaaaagaaaattgcaaaagaaaaCTAGCCGAAGGGAGACAACACGCGTCACACATCAAACGTAGTGTAGCGTCTTCCTTGTCGAATTTCTATGGATATTACCGATCAGTGCAAGGCGAGCCCAATCGCTACTCGAACAACTgtcattctggcagaatcTTAGCAAGATCATAGAacccaaaacaacaaaagggCAAAGCGACGCAGCACGGCCGCACATAACCGCGTAGCAAAGCAACATGCGTGATTTAAGCATCCATACCAGATGGTCAAGCATGGACTATACAGCAAAGTAAAGGTAAATATAAAGCATAAAATCggtaaacaaaagaaaaaatgattaactttgcaattaatacaaattttagGTAAACCTAACAGGTACTCGAATAAAACTCCATCCATCACACTTTTGAGTTAAATAACGTGTACTCCAAAATGACGAACCAAGCGCGACGTGATAGAAATGCAATGATTCGacccaaaatttcaaatgattTTGCTGAGAAATCTAACTCGGTGTTCCCACTTTTTTATTGGCTTATGTTAACAGAAATTTACACAATTGTGTGATTTTATCCGCAATCCGCACAATTTCGGAGCTTTTCTTGAGATTTCTGCAGGGCACAATTGAACCCGCGGTTCTTTTTGTAACAATTTGTAATACCTACCGTGGTCTTCCGACGCATATGA
The Clavelina lepadiformis chromosome 4, kaClaLepa1.1, whole genome shotgun sequence DNA segment above includes these coding regions:
- the LOC143453167 gene encoding solute carrier family 2, facilitated glucose transporter member 7-like; amino-acid sequence: MSAKTSQTFWQSMIGISIAFGCALAVIISHPKILGGQGRWPIAISLVAIPSLIYLTASARFPETTYYLIRNGHKSEAVLVLQRMRDGQVESEIEKIEAEINIASKQLGIRQIYRTQQYRNQLYAVCALLANLMFTGFNCFILYMDLVFIDAGIPQDRVTYATIGVFSLQIVTTCVLSRLMLRFGGRKLCILANSGIIFSLVLFTVSQATRHLQSAAVMSYFAIVAVALHLTCTNGLTIAQLAIISEITIEPTRATCVSVGNVILWISSWLVGFLAPYLQEYLKAYSVTPWLGCTILFLIYIVIFIPDTKGKSTDEIQAKFRRKQIFRSKQPPSSLSRVC